The genomic segment ATCGTGTTGGAAGGTGGTGTAGGTAAGCTGAAAACTGACCCATAAAGAATACAATGTCGTATGAATAGGGGGTGTCTCAAAAGTTTGTTGCTTTTTTGACATCGCCATCAGTATAGCTGATAGCGAGTTTAGAATTAAGTTTTTATACAATAATGACTTAATTTTAAACATCGCCTCTAAATCTAAGGTACGATTGAGAATATCGCAGTTCAAGTAAACCTGTTCAGAAACGAAAGTTTCCGAATAGGTTTACTTTTTTACGGAACTCCGCAACGAAAGCGCTTCGCCGTCTGTCTGCACAACCGCTTCCAATTGCTGATAGGTGTGGGAGGGAAATTGAGCCGGTACGCTTAAAGCGCTGCCGATATAAATCACTTCGACGGTTTTCGTTTCCTTTTCTTCCGTATCGCGGTTCGTTGCGGTGATCCGGACGGTAAGCGGCAGCGGCAGTCTCGCCAAGATAAAACTTGAAGGAACGCTCACCCCAGCAAACGGTAAAGCTGCGCGTATTACGGTACCGGACGGCAAATACCAGTCGGCCACGCAGGTGCTTGACGGTGATATAGCATTAGGTACACCGCAAAACTACACCAAGTTTACCGTAACGCCGAAGGGCTTAGAGGTGTGGTATATTACCGCAACCGGTGCCTTGAAAAAAAGGTAAGCCGGAAGCTTTTCGGACTTGCAAGATGCAATCGCGGGCGTGCCCCTCAATACGCCCTCTACGATAAAACTGACGGGCAATATTGCAGACCTTCAAACGGTTGAAATACCGGAAGGAAAAAAGATTACGCTCAAGGCGGATTCGGCTGTAACGCTTACCTGTCCTAATAAAAATACGGGGGGATATAAACACTTCCATGTACAAAAAAATGCGTCATTAACGCTGGAGGGGAATATAACGCTGCAAGGTGCTCACTATGGCAATAATGCGCAATACGCGCTCTATATCGAGGAGGGCGGTACAGCAGAAATCAAAAACAATGTGAGAATTACCGGATTTAAGAATAACTACCATGGTACTGTGTGTACAGCGGGAACGCTTATTATGTCAGGCGGAAAAATTGACGGAAACAAAACCCGTTACGGCGGCGTATACGTATATGGCGGCGGAACTTTCACAATGAAAGGCGGAACCATAACCGACAATGATGCTGTAAATCATGGCGGAGCGGTGTCAGTTAGTGGAACTTTTAACAGGGAAGGCGGCTCTATAACCGGAAACTCATGCAGCAGTGAGATAATTTACACGGAGAGCAGCGGTACGGTGAATAACCCTCACGGTTACACAGCAAGCTAATGGGGAGAGATAATGGGTAATGGATAATTTGTAATTATGAATTACTAATTGATTACACATTATCAATTACTAATTATTTCAGCGCTTCCACCTCGGCTTGGGAGAGACCGGTCACTTGCATAATCATCGCAGTATCAGAATGGAGCTGCTTTAAAATTCTCGCGCTTTCAACCGCTTTGTTATGAGCACCTTGTTCTATACCTTGTTCTATACCCTGTTCTATACCCTGTTCTATACCTTCAGCAAAGGCTATTTCACGTTCTTCTGCACGTTGTACGGCAATGTCCTCTTCATAATTATATTCGGCAAGCAACATGTTTATTACCTCCTTTGTCTTCCGTTCGAGATATTCTCGCAAAATATTATTTGCTATACATTCTTCAACTGCTTTTTGAAACCCTTGTACCGGATCAAGCTCTTTCCACTTTCTCACCGTTTGCACAAAAATGCTGTATTCTCTTATTGGCTCACATCTTACTAATAGTTGGCATCCTATATCCCTGTTGATATTTACTACGTGTACAATCAGCTCTAAATTTGGTTCTTCGACTATTTCCATAAAGGCATCGGATAGTCTAAGTGTTAGTTCTCGGGAATATGGCTCTTTACCATTGTAAAATACATAAAATTCCGGTGTAGGGATATTGAGTAGCTTACGGCTATATTTTTCCTTTGATTCAAAGAGTTTTTCATACAGACGGCTGACATACTCAAGGCAGCGCAATGGCATATTGGGGTTAATCGTAGACTGATGCTCCGCAAGAACAATAATTTTGTTTTCAACAAGATACGAGACATCATTGGCAAAGCTCATATACATCACTTGTTCAAGCTTAATATTTTCTAGTAGCGCAGCATCATGCAACTGGGTACCGTGTAAAGCATTGTAGAGGGATAAAAACCTCTCTTTTGCTTTTTCATCGGTGCTAAACAGATCGACGAAAACAGAGTCCTTATAGTTACGGTTATCCGGTACGGTTTCTAACATGACAGTAGTATAGCACACAAAGCCTGATAGTGTAAGGTCATTGGAATAAACTACGCTTGATATGCACAGCGATCATCAAAATCCTCGTCGCTATAACGAAACACAGGAGGTATTGATAATGGATAATTGGTAATTGGTAATTTAATTACAAATTACACATTACCAATTACAAATTGATTACACATTATCAATTACAAACTGATTCGATCTCTGATATTTTTTAAAAATTGACATTTTCAAAAAATCCCTGTATCATTTTTTTATGAGCATCAACGTGTATTCTCTGGGAGCCGCAGAGGAAGTAACCGGTTCAAAGCATATTCTCGATGTCGATGGGTATTTGTATCTTTTTGACTGCGGAGCTTTTCAAGGGAAGCGGGCGGAAGCCGATAAAAAAAACCGCGATTTTAATGTTCCCGCCGATAAATTAACCGCCGTTGTTCTTACCCACGGGCACTATGATCACTGCGGGCTGTTGCCGCTGTTGGGCATACACGGGTTTACCGGCAATATCTACGCGACACCCGCTTCACGGGATATTGCCAATCTCGTGCTGATGGATTCCGCCCGTATACAGGCGCGGGATGCCGAATATTTACAAAAACAAGCAATCAAAAAACACGAAAAATTCGACTGGAAGCCGCTTTTTACCGAAGAAGATGCCGTGCAAACCATCAATCAATTTGTAACGGTTTCGTATCATCGTCCCGTGTGGATCGGCCCGAATGTGCAGCTTGAATTTTATGATGCGGGGCATATTCTCGGTTCCGCAATCGCGTTTATTACGGCAAAAGATTCCGCCGGTAAGACTGTAAAAATTGCCTTTACCGGAGACCTCGGCAGAAAGAATAAATCGATTATCCGCGACCCCGATATTATCCCTGCTGCCGATTATATTATGATAGAAAGTACGTATGGAAACCGCCGGCATGAGGATATTCACAATGCGATGGAGATGCTGGAACATACGGTTAACGATGCGGTAAAGATGCGCGGTAAGATTATCATTCCCGCTTTTGCCGTTGAGCGGACGCAGGAACTCATCTATTATTTCCATCTGCTGACGGATCAAAAACGGATTCCGCAGATTCCCATCTATGTCGATTCGCCGATGGCGGTGAACGCAACGACCATCTTTCAGGTGCATCCCGAATGCTTTGACCAAGAAACACAGGAAGCCTTTGTCAAACACCACAAAAACCCCTTCGGCTTTAATGCGCTCAAGTTTATTACGAGTGTCGATGAATCGAAGGCGCTGAACGTAATGGAAGAGCCGATGGTTATTATCAGTGCGGACGGTATGTGTGAATTCGGCCGCATTACGCACCATCTTGCAAATAATATTTCAAAGCCTTCGACAAAAATTATGCTGGTCGGCTATATGGCGGAAAATACACTCGGTAGGCGTTTGATGAACCGTGAGCCGGAGGTAAAGATATTCGGAGAATGGCATCCGGTTCGCGCCGAAATTCTTCAGATTAATGCGTTTAGCGCCCATGCCGATTATGTCGAAATTCTTGAGTGGCTTGACAGTCTCGACACCGGAAGCTTGAAAAAGCTGTTGATGGTGCACGGCGAACCGGATGCACAGAGCTTTTTGCAGGCGTATTTACAGGAACACCGCTATGAATCGCATATTATGCGGTACGGCGATGTGATCGAGTTATAGCGATGCAGATTATTACCGGTTTTCATGCGATAGAAGAATTACTGCGTTCGGTTGAAGCTCAGTTGGAGAAAAAAAATTCGGAAACAAAAAGCTCCGCAACTGCAACAAAGAATTCCGATATGGGGAAAAAAATTGGCGGCGGAAAGGCTGTTGTTAACGGAAAAGCTGCTGTCAGTGGTAAGGCTGTTGGCGGCGGAAAGGCGCCCGGACTGCGGCTCAAGATTCTTTACGCCAAGCAGGGGCCGCGCGTAAAAAAGATCCTTGCGCAGGCGGAAAAACTTTCAATTACGATAGAGCAGCGAACTGATGCCGAACTTGATAAGTTGACGGCGCCCCTGCCGGAATATCTGCAAAATCACCGCGGGATTATCTTGATCGATGAACGTCCGCAGGAACAGGCGCCGAAGCTTTCCGCCGATGCGCTGCTCGCCGCGCTTGCTTCCCGCGAAAAAGCCTTTGTCGTTGTTCTTGATTCAATTACCGACCCTCACAATACCGGCGCCATTATCCGCAGCGCCGATCAATTCGCCGTTGACGCCGTTGTGCTGCCCGAACGGAGATCCGCCGGAGACTTTCAGACTGTCAGTAAGATCAGCGCAGGGGCAGCGGCGTGGGTTCCGCTTTTATACACGGCGAATTTGGTTCGGACGGTGGAAGAACTCAAGCGCAACGGCTTTTGGGTATTCGGCGCTGACGCCCAAGGAGAGCCGCTCCCGCACACCAAGTTCCCCGACAAAACGATACTGATTATGGGCAGCGAAGGGTCGGGCATCAGCCGCTTGCTAAAAGCCTCCTGCGATTCCTTTACAGCGATTCCCACCTCCGGCAAGCTCGACAGTTTAAATGTTTCGGTCGCCGCCGGTATCCTGATGTACGAGGTACGCCGGCAGCAGAACGGGTAGGGGAGTGTCCTATTCCCGCCGGAGTTCGGCAAGTGCAGAGCAGAAGAGGGTACCGGCTTGTGCTACATTCAGGCTTTCGATTGCTCCGCTGCCGCTGATTTTAACCAGCACATCGCAGAGTTTTTTTGCTTCAGCGGAAATTCCGTGTTCTTCGTTCCCAAGTACCACTACAACCGCCTCGTCCGGTTGCACCACTGACGGAATATCTTTTAGGCTGCGATATGCCCGATGATCCGCCCCTATCCGCACCAAATACCCGCTGCACATCTTTAAAAAATGCTCGGCGGAAGGAGTGGTATACAAGGTGATAAACTCCATACCCCCTTGCGCAATCCGGTAGGCGCTCGGCGTCAGTTGTGCCTGTGCGTCTTCTCCGCTTATCACGATATGTTCTATGCCGAAAAAGGCGGCGCTACGGATAACTGCTCCAAGATTATTTGCATTACCGATACGGTCGCATAGTAACACCGCAGCTTTTTCGGTTTCCCACCGTTTAATTTGTTCCGGTGTTACGGCAGCAATGCGGGGTTCTTCAATCATAGCGACAACGCCCTGATGGTGAACGGATCCGCACAGCTTTTCCAATTCCGCATCCGATTGCACGAGCCGGTAGAGCCGTTTTCGCTGTGCAAGGTATTTACAAAGGGCGCCGAATGTCTTTGCCCTGCTTCCGGCAAAAAAAAGTCGTGAAATTTTTTCGGGATGTTCGGCGGCGAGCGCTTTTACTGCTTCAAAACCGCACACCGCCAATTCTTTTTGATGTAATTCACTCATATTGCAAGTTAGGAAAAGGCAACCGTAAAAATAGGTACGGCTGCCTTGTTACACCTTTTTTTTTACTTTGCAGCCTTTTTAGGTGTGAGCTTGTGCCCTTCATTTTCCGCCTTTTCCAATTCTGCCTGTGCTATCGACAAGAGTGCGATAGGCACCGAATAAGACGAACAGGAGACATAATTCAAACCAGCTTTCATACAGAAGGGGATGTTTTCAGGGCGAGCGCCTTGTTCTCCGCAGAGGCCGAGTTTAATATCGGGACGGGTAAGCTTGCCGCGTTCAATCGCGGTACTGATAAGTTCCCGTACACACGGATCCAAAATCGCAAACGGATTACCGTCGATTAAGTCATACAACGTGTAATCCGGCATAAAGCTGTTAAAGTCATCGCGGGAAAGACCGAGCGTCGTTTGCGTAAGGTCATTGGTACCGAATGAGAAGAATTCGGCATAACGGGCAATTTCTCCTGCTGACAACGCTGCAACCGGCAATTCAATCATCGTGCCGATTTTGAAGTCTATCGGTTGTGCTTTAAACTGCGCACGTATTTCCTGTTCAATCGACCGGATACCGAGATAAGCATGACCTTCAATCTTCTTTCCATAAGCAATTTGTTTGAGTTCACGGAAATTCATCACAATCGGAACCATGATTTCAACGTGCGTCTCAACGCCCTCTTTTTGCAGTTTATACGCCGCTTCAAAGATAGCGCGGACTTGCATTGCATAAATTTCAGGATACGAGATTGCGATGCGGCATCCTCGGTGTCCCAGCATGGGGTTTACTTCTGCACGGAGCGCTATTGCTTCGGATAAAGCTTTTTTGCTGGCGGTTTTCTTCTTCTCTGTTTTGAGATACTCGATAAATCCATCCAGTTCTGCGTCATTATGCGGTAAGAATTCGTGTAATGGAGCATCCAAAAGGCGGATGGTAACTTCGCGCCCTGCCATAGTCTTAAAGATACC from the Treponema medium genome contains:
- a CDS encoding Rpn family recombination-promoting nuclease/putative transposase — protein: MLETVPDNRNYKDSVFVDLFSTDEKAKERFLSLYNALHGTQLHDAALLENIKLEQVMYMSFANDVSYLVENKIIVLAEHQSTINPNMPLRCLEYVSRLYEKLFESKEKYSRKLLNIPTPEFYVFYNGKEPYSRELTLRLSDAFMEIVEEPNLELIVHVVNINRDIGCQLLVRCEPIREYSIFVQTVRKWKELDPVQGFQKAVEECIANNILREYLERKTKEVINMLLAEYNYEEDIAVQRAEEREIAFAEGIEQGIEQGIEQGIEQGAHNKAVESARILKQLHSDTAMIMQVTGLSQAEVEALK
- a CDS encoding MBL fold metallo-hydrolase RNA specificity domain-containing protein → MSINVYSLGAAEEVTGSKHILDVDGYLYLFDCGAFQGKRAEADKKNRDFNVPADKLTAVVLTHGHYDHCGLLPLLGIHGFTGNIYATPASRDIANLVLMDSARIQARDAEYLQKQAIKKHEKFDWKPLFTEEDAVQTINQFVTVSYHRPVWIGPNVQLEFYDAGHILGSAIAFITAKDSAGKTVKIAFTGDLGRKNKSIIRDPDIIPAADYIMIESTYGNRRHEDIHNAMEMLEHTVNDAVKMRGKIIIPAFAVERTQELIYYFHLLTDQKRIPQIPIYVDSPMAVNATTIFQVHPECFDQETQEAFVKHHKNPFGFNALKFITSVDESKALNVMEEPMVIISADGMCEFGRITHHLANNISKPSTKIMLVGYMAENTLGRRLMNREPEVKIFGEWHPVRAEILQINAFSAHADYVEILEWLDSLDTGSLKKLLMVHGEPDAQSFLQAYLQEHRYESHIMRYGDVIEL
- the rlmB gene encoding 23S rRNA (guanosine(2251)-2'-O)-methyltransferase RlmB is translated as MQIITGFHAIEELLRSVEAQLEKKNSETKSSATATKNSDMGKKIGGGKAVVNGKAAVSGKAVGGGKAPGLRLKILYAKQGPRVKKILAQAEKLSITIEQRTDAELDKLTAPLPEYLQNHRGIILIDERPQEQAPKLSADALLAALASREKAFVVVLDSITDPHNTGAIIRSADQFAVDAVVLPERRSAGDFQTVSKISAGAAAWVPLLYTANLVRTVEELKRNGFWVFGADAQGEPLPHTKFPDKTILIMGSEGSGISRLLKASCDSFTAIPTSGKLDSLNVSVAAGILMYEVRRQQNG
- a CDS encoding TrmH family RNA methyltransferase, producing the protein MSELHQKELAVCGFEAVKALAAEHPEKISRLFFAGSRAKTFGALCKYLAQRKRLYRLVQSDAELEKLCGSVHHQGVVAMIEEPRIAAVTPEQIKRWETEKAAVLLCDRIGNANNLGAVIRSAAFFGIEHIVISGEDAQAQLTPSAYRIAQGGMEFITLYTTPSAEHFLKMCSGYLVRIGADHRAYRSLKDIPSVVQPDEAVVVVLGNEEHGISAEAKKLCDVLVKISGSGAIESLNVAQAGTLFCSALAELRRE